The sequence GAGAGCATTGTGAAAACTCTTTGTAACATTGAAAAATTCATTTGTCCCCTCAATTACAAACCATCTTGCGTCTATTCCGACATCCCTCATCAGAGGGACGAGGTTGTGCAGAATTTCAGCAACTCCTCCACCAAAAGATGTGGAGTTTACGTGAACAAAACTCTTATCTTTCAGATTTTCTGCCTTAGCTTTAATAGCTTCCAGAGCTTCATCTCCTATTATTTCCCTGTAGTCCTCAAGCCTTTTACCTTCTCCACCAAACTTCGTTACCTCATACATTCTATCACTCTCCTTTTAGTGCCCCAGCAGTTAAACCACTAACAATGTATTTCTGGAAAAGCAATGCCATTATTACAAGCGGGATCGTAGAGATTACCGACGCTGCCATCACGCTTCCCCATGGAATTTCACCATGAACTCCTTGGAAAAGTGCTATACCTACAGGGACTGTTCTTGCCCTGTGATCGGTGGTAAATAACAAAGCAAACATAAATTCATTAAATGCTGCAATGAACACTAATAATGCTGTTGAAAACAAAGCAGGAGCAGATAAAGGAAGTATTATCGTAGTTAGAGTCTTTATTCGGGATGCTCCATCAATCATTGCAGCTTCATCCAAATCTTTTGGAAGTTGAGAAAAGTAGCTTAGAAGAATCCACAATGAAAGAGGAAGCGTCCAGGCAACATAAGGGAAATATAGGGCTTGATAGGTGTTCACCCATCCTAACTTTTCTATAAACTTGAATAAATAACCAACTAGACTTATCTGAGGAAACATAGAGAGTCCCAGCACAAATATTGGGATCAGTAATCTCCCTTTGAACTCTATTCTTGAAACTGCATATGCAGCAAGAGAAGAAATACTGACAGTTGTAAGAGTTACAAGGCTGGCTATAATTATACTGTTCTTTAAATAAGCTGGGAAATGCAAGGTAGGATCACTTAAAACCCTCACATAATTCTCAAGAGTAGATTTATACTCTACAAGCGGAGATCCTAAGAACGTTGGATCCTCTGCAAAGGAAACAACAATCATCCATATAAACGGAAACAGACAGATTATTGCCATTAATATGGCCCCGATAATTAGTAATATTCTTTTTAGAACTTCCTCTCTCATTTCAATCCCTCCTGAATCTTCCTACTTTTAAGTACACTATTGTAAACGACAATACTAGAACAAAGGTTAAAATCGAGATTGCAGAGCCAATTCCGTAGTCTCCAAGATTGTAATAGTTGAAAGCTAAGAGAGAAATTGACGTGGTAGCACCTCCTGGGCCTCCACCAGTAAGTACATAGATTATATCAAACACCCTCAATGCATCAATAGTTCTCAATATAAGTGCTACAATCAAAACCGGTTTTAATAAAGGCAAAGTAATACTCTTAAACCTCTCGAACATGCTCGCACCATCTATCAAGGCTGCTTCATACAAGTCTTGTGGAATGGCTTGCAAACCTGCCAACAGTAAAAGAGTCATAAAAGGTGTTGTTTTCCAAACATCAGCAATTACGATAGCAAAAAAAGCACTTATTGGAGTCCCAAGCCAATTTACTGGACTTACTCCAAGAATAGACAATATCCAATTAAAAAGACCATAGCTATAATTATACATGAGTTCCCAAGTTCTCGCGGAGATGATTGTTGGAACTGCCCAGGGAATCAAAACTATAGCTCTTAATACCCCTCTCCCTTTGAGTCTTTCATTCAATATTAGCGCAAAACTTAATCCCAATATTGTTTCTAGAGAAACACTAACAAACGAGAAAGATACTGTAACAAAAGTAGAATACCAGAATTCTCGAGCAGATAACACGCGTAAATAATTTCTCAGTCCAACAAACGGTTTTTCAGGAATAAAGGTCACATCCCTATGAAGGCTAATCCAAAAGGTTCCCATAACAGGTAAGATTATGAACACTAAAACTACTGTCAGAAGAGGGAGTATCATTAAATAACCAAGTTTTGCTTCCCTATACTTGAGTTTGGAAGTGAGGTTATTATCCATTATCTTCCCCTCCATTTGTGTTAAGAAGTAAAAAACAAAAATCAGCTGTATTGTTTAACTAATTCCTCTGCCTCTTTTTGAGCCTTGTCCAATGCTTCTTGTGGGGATATTTTGCCAGCTAGTGCTGAATTAACATACTTTTGAATTATCTCACTCAACTGCGGATAATAAGGAACTATCGGCCTTGGCACTGCGTTCTCAAAAACTGCTCTAAGTTCCTTTAGGTGAGGGGATTTACTAACAACAGCAGGATCATCGTAAACATCTACTCTTCCAGGATTCCATCCGAGATTCATTGCGAAGCCTTTTTGCACACTGTAGCTTTCCACAAATTTGACAAATTCCCAAGCTAATGCTTTGTTATCTGAGTACTTGCTTATCCCAATGTGCCATCCTCCAAGTGTAGCTGCACTCTTATGACCTGGAAAGTGCGGAAGTGGTGCTACTCCAACCTTCCCTTTAACAGGTGAATCATCAGCATTGTGTAGTCCCCACGCGTATGGCCAATTTCTCTCGAATGCAGCATTGCCCTGTTGGAACATTAATCTAACTGGCTCTTCTGTCATTTCAGTATATGTGTTTGGTGGAGAAATCTTATATTTGTGAATTAGATCCACCATAAACTGAAGTGCCTCAACATTTTCAGGTTTATTTAGAGTTGGCACCCACTTTCCGTCTTTGAATTCACCTAGGGATCCTCCATTGCTGTATACGTATTCTACAAAATCACAAACCAAACTTTCATACTGCTTTCCCTGCCATACAAATCCCCAGAAATTCGGGTTAGTCTCTCTCTCACCACTTTGTATTTTTTGAGCCATTTCAACAAGTTCTTGCCAAGTTTCTGGGGGTTTGCTATAGCCATACTTTTCTAGTAGGTCTTTCCTATAATACAACAACCCTGCATCAATATATACTGGAAGAGCATATAGCTTCCCACCCTGCTTGTCTGCCAAGTTAATTACACTCTGGAAAAATACACTCAGGTCATAGTTGTCCTTCTGTACATAGTCATCAAGAGGTTCAAGCCACCCAGAGGCTATAAATTGACCAAGCCAAGCAACATCCATCAAAAATACGTCTGGATCAGAAGACTTTCCTCTTAAAGCATTTACTAAGTCAAGTCTCCTTTGTTCAGTGTCAGTAGCTTGCCTTTTTAGCTCAACAGTGACCCCAGGATATTTCTTCTCAAATTCAGCTATAACACCTTTCCAGTATTCTATTTCATTTGGAGCTCCTCCTACAGCAAATACTATCTTTCCTTGCAAACTAGTTTCGGTAGGAGTCGAAGTCACTGTTGATGTCTGTTGGCCACCAATGCACCCACTTGCCACTACTGCAATCCCCAAAACTCCAACTAAAAACAAACCAAGCAGTACCTTCTTGACATTCATATAGGGGCACCTCGATTCCTTTGTATATACTAAAAGTATATATATTTTGCGGATGAAAGAGCTTAGAATTTTCGACAATTATGATGCTATGCACATCCTAAACGAAATGCTAGTTGCTGTTTTTATATGGAACCTATAGCTCAACTATAAGCATGCTATTTATTTACTTTAAGTACAAACATCCCTAAAGTAAAACTTTAAGTCTCCTAAACAATACTCCTTGGGGGATTGGAATGATATACGCAATAGGAGAAATTCTAATAGACTTTATCGCAAAAGAAGAGGGAAAACTAAAAGACGTTAGAGAATTTGAAAAGCATCCTGGGGGCGCTCCAGCGAATGTTGTAGTTGGTCTGAGAAGGCTTGGGGCAAAAAGTGCACTGATAAGCAAAGTCGGTGACGACCCTTTTGGTGAATTTCTTATAGAAGAACTCAAAAAAGAGAGAGTTGAAACAAAATACATAATAAAGGACACTAACAAACATACAGGAATAGTCTTTGTCCAGCTTATAGGAGCAAAGCCCGAGTTTATACTGTACGATGGTGTGGCTTACTTTAACCTAAGGAAGGAAGAGATACAATGGGATTTTATGAGAGATGCTGAGCTTTTACATTTTGGAAGTGTCCTCTTTGCGAGAGAACCAAGCAGGTCAACAGTGTTCGAGGTTCTTAGAGCGGTCAAAGGAAAAGTTCCCATCAGCTATGATGTTAATATCAGACTCGATTTGTGGAGAGGAAGAGAGAAAGAAATGCTCAAAGACATAGAAGAAGCCCTTAAGCTCGCAGATATAGTAAAAATTGGAGATGGAGAGCTGGAGTACCTCAACAAAAATGGAATAGCCCTTGAGGACTTCAACTTTGCTCTTGTTGCGATAACAAGAGGAGCTGAAGGAAGTACAATTATCCACAAAGACATAAGGGTTGATGTGCCTTCGTTTAAAGTTGAGCCTGTAGATACCACTGGAGCCGGAGATGCCTTCATGGCAGCCCTATTAGCATCTCTTTTCTACATGGGCAAGCTTGACATACTGGAGTTCTCCAAAGAAGAGCTAAAAGAGTTGGGAAGCTTTGCAAACCTGGTGGCTGCGCTCTCAACTACAAAACGCGGAGCCTGGAGCGTGCCGAGTTTAGAAGAGGTTTTGAAGCATAGGAAATTCAGCTTTCTTCCGTAGGCTCTTCTTTTTTACCAAAAAGCCCGATCAAATCATGAAGTATTGCCAAATCTATTGCGGCGTTTAATGATTGAAAAATCGCTCCTCCCATCAGCATTAAGAGTGCAAAGAAAAAATCCACACCCTTGTATGCGATTGTTATCTTTATAGCTCTTCTTTCATCCTTAACTATTCCCCAGGCAAGGAGAAAGTTCAGAAGGCCAAAAATAAGCAACATATACCTTTCGCTTCCAAAAGCGCTGGCTGAGTAATACAAAAGGAAAAATGATTGGAGAAACAGCAGGTACACAGCAACTTTCATCGGCCCTCACTCAAGTATCTCTCAAATGCCTCAACATATTTAAACCCATCGTCCGGAAAAATTAAGACTGCCGTTCCCGGATATTTGTCGCGAATTCTCTCAAAGGCCTTGACCACTGCACCTGAACTTAGCCCTATTAAAAGACCATCTCTTCTGGCCACTTGTATAGAGCCTTCAATTGCTTCCCTCTGGGTTATCTCCATCACTTTATCAATTTCCACTTTAAAAAACCACTTCGGCTTTGTTTCAAGTCTCTTTATCCCAGGAATCTTCTCACCCTCAGCTGGAACAACTCCAACAATCTTCGTATCATAGCGCTCCTTGAAGTATTTTGCTATCCCTGCTATATGTCCTGAAGTCCCGATTCCAGCAACGATTACATCTGGTTTCTGTCCTATGCTTTTAAGCTGCTCATCAATCTCCCTTGCAGTGTATTTGTAGTGGGCTTCAAAGTTGTCATCATTCTCAAACTGGTTTAGATTTACTGCATTTGCCTTTTCTGCTTCTTTTTTGATGAACTCTATCATCTTTGGATCAATAGTTTCAAATTCGGTTTTTACTACCTCGGCACCAAGAACTCTCAGCAGAGTCTGGGTTGTGTTGGGAGTAGGTTTTGGAAGATAAGCCCTGAATTCAATGCCAAAGAGGTTTGACATGGCTGCCATAGCTATGCCAACATTTCCTGAGGTTGCCTCAAAAAGCCTCCTCGTGCCGTTAATGTCTCCCCGCTCCATAGCCTTCATAATAAGATTAAAAACAGCCCTATCTTTTATGCTTCTGCTGAATGGGTTAAAGAATTCCAGTTTGGCAAAATACATCCCCCCTCTCATCAGAAAGGGAAAGCTTAAGCAGGGGGGTAGGTTTAAACTTTTCAAAGAGTTCAACTGCACTGTTAAACACGTTCACTTTTGATCACCATGGTAGCATCCCAATCGCGCATTATAAATGTTTCGTTTGCGGCAATCTTACACAAAAATGTATATTTAACATTCCTTGCCAAGCACTTCCCGGTAAATCTTCTTAAACTCACCAAGGGTTCCCCTTATTACCGGGTGCTTCGGTACAAAATTACAGCCTTCCTCAGGCTCTATGCTTATCTCAAACGTCCCTATTTCCTTTGCGATTCTTTCTATCTCTATTTTGTCCAGCCCTATAAGGGGCCTGAATATCGGCAAATCTGTTGCAAGGCTTATTATCAGAAGATTATCCAGTGTTTGAGAAGCAACCTGGCCGAGGGAATCTCCTGTGATTATTGCCATTGCCCCTTTTTCTTTTGCTATTTCAGTGGCCTTCATGAACATGGTGAATTTACAAAAAACACATATCCACTTTCCTTTTTTCAGCTCCACCAATTTATCAAAGACAGGTTTCTGGTATTCAAAAACATCAACGACGATTAGCTCCTCCAAGCTCTCTGGAAAAAGTTCCTTAAGCCTCTGCCAGATTCTTCTAACCTTTTGATAATTGATCTCACTCTGCTTGAAGTGAATCGGATAGATCGTAAAGCCTTTTCTGAGCATTAGGTATATGGCCACAGGTGAATCTATTCCCGAGCTTAAGAGTGCAACAGCCTTCATTGTTCCACCTCCAGGGTTAGGTGGACTATCCAGGCGTTTATGAAGAGTGCCCCTACAAGCTCCGGAATAGCGAGTCCCTCAAATACCCTAGTGAGGTAAACCATCACCATAAAAACTATCGGACTACC comes from Thermococcus litoralis DSM 5473 and encodes:
- the malG gene encoding trehalose/maltose ABC transporter permease MalG; the encoded protein is MREEVLKRILLIIGAILMAIICLFPFIWMIVVSFAEDPTFLGSPLVEYKSTLENYVRVLSDPTLHFPAYLKNSIIIASLVTLTTVSISSLAAYAVSRIEFKGRLLIPIFVLGLSMFPQISLVGYLFKFIEKLGWVNTYQALYFPYVAWTLPLSLWILLSYFSQLPKDLDEAAMIDGASRIKTLTTIILPLSAPALFSTALLVFIAAFNEFMFALLFTTDHRARTVPVGIALFQGVHGEIPWGSVMAASVISTIPLVIMALLFQKYIVSGLTAGALKGE
- the malF gene encoding trehalose/maltose ABC transporter permease MalF yields the protein MDNNLTSKLKYREAKLGYLMILPLLTVVLVFIILPVMGTFWISLHRDVTFIPEKPFVGLRNYLRVLSAREFWYSTFVTVSFSFVSVSLETILGLSFALILNERLKGRGVLRAIVLIPWAVPTIISARTWELMYNYSYGLFNWILSILGVSPVNWLGTPISAFFAIVIADVWKTTPFMTLLLLAGLQAIPQDLYEAALIDGASMFERFKSITLPLLKPVLIVALILRTIDALRVFDIIYVLTGGGPGGATTSISLLAFNYYNLGDYGIGSAISILTFVLVLSFTIVYLKVGRFRRD
- the malE gene encoding trehalose/maltose ABC transporter substrate-binding protein MalE: MNVKKVLLGLFLVGVLGIAVVASGCIGGQQTSTVTSTPTETSLQGKIVFAVGGAPNEIEYWKGVIAEFEKKYPGVTVELKRQATDTEQRRLDLVNALRGKSSDPDVFLMDVAWLGQFIASGWLEPLDDYVQKDNYDLSVFFQSVINLADKQGGKLYALPVYIDAGLLYYRKDLLEKYGYSKPPETWQELVEMAQKIQSGERETNPNFWGFVWQGKQYESLVCDFVEYVYSNGGSLGEFKDGKWVPTLNKPENVEALQFMVDLIHKYKISPPNTYTEMTEEPVRLMFQQGNAAFERNWPYAWGLHNADDSPVKGKVGVAPLPHFPGHKSAATLGGWHIGISKYSDNKALAWEFVKFVESYSVQKGFAMNLGWNPGRVDVYDDPAVVSKSPHLKELRAVFENAVPRPIVPYYPQLSEIIQKYVNSALAGKISPQEALDKAQKEAEELVKQYS
- a CDS encoding carbohydrate kinase family protein, whose translation is MIYAIGEILIDFIAKEEGKLKDVREFEKHPGGAPANVVVGLRRLGAKSALISKVGDDPFGEFLIEELKKERVETKYIIKDTNKHTGIVFVQLIGAKPEFILYDGVAYFNLRKEEIQWDFMRDAELLHFGSVLFAREPSRSTVFEVLRAVKGKVPISYDVNIRLDLWRGREKEMLKDIEEALKLADIVKIGDGELEYLNKNGIALEDFNFALVAITRGAEGSTIIHKDIRVDVPSFKVEPVDTTGAGDAFMAALLASLFYMGKLDILEFSKEELKELGSFANLVAALSTTKRGAWSVPSLEEVLKHRKFSFLP
- a CDS encoding cysteine synthase family protein; translation: MYFAKLEFFNPFSRSIKDRAVFNLIMKAMERGDINGTRRLFEATSGNVGIAMAAMSNLFGIEFRAYLPKPTPNTTQTLLRVLGAEVVKTEFETIDPKMIEFIKKEAEKANAVNLNQFENDDNFEAHYKYTAREIDEQLKSIGQKPDVIVAGIGTSGHIAGIAKYFKERYDTKIVGVVPAEGEKIPGIKRLETKPKWFFKVEIDKVMEITQREAIEGSIQVARRDGLLIGLSSGAVVKAFERIRDKYPGTAVLIFPDDGFKYVEAFERYLSEGR
- a CDS encoding adenine nucleotide alpha hydrolase family protein, with the translated sequence MKAVALLSSGIDSPVAIYLMLRKGFTIYPIHFKQSEINYQKVRRIWQRLKELFPESLEELIVVDVFEYQKPVFDKLVELKKGKWICVFCKFTMFMKATEIAKEKGAMAIITGDSLGQVASQTLDNLLIISLATDLPIFRPLIGLDKIEIERIAKEIGTFEISIEPEEGCNFVPKHPVIRGTLGEFKKIYREVLGKEC